A genomic window from Streptococcus sanguinis includes:
- a CDS encoding arsenate reductase family protein: MLQFIEYPKCSTCRKAKAELNQLGVDFEAVDIVQNTPSRDQLLDWIQNSDFELKAFFNTSGLKYRELGLKEKVPHMTAQEAADLLSTDGMLIKRPLLVRDNQILQIGYRKAYEELGL; this comes from the coding sequence ATGTTACAATTTATCGAATACCCCAAATGCTCTACCTGCCGTAAGGCCAAGGCTGAGCTCAATCAATTAGGAGTGGACTTTGAAGCGGTGGATATTGTCCAAAATACACCTAGCCGGGACCAACTCCTAGACTGGATCCAGAACTCGGACTTTGAGCTCAAGGCTTTTTTCAATACTAGCGGTCTCAAATACCGTGAGCTAGGGCTCAAAGAAAAAGTTCCACATATGACAGCCCAGGAAGCTGCTGATTTATTATCGACAGACGGGATGCTGATTAAACGACCGCTCTTAGTTCGAGATAACCAGATTTTGCAGATTGGCTACAGGAAGGCTTATGAAGAGTTGGGGTTGTGA
- a CDS encoding TIGR04197 family type VII secretion effector, translating into MGNIQSELQTAANIAGRIVAGGNSILISGQVTKDSTSSYQGNTTAGNLLTNEAVIAQSISTKIGEFVYLVHSLAQEFDAKDSDLSKLFENGVNLRMRGYGPQIQPSSPENSLKTPLNKILEAGHE; encoded by the coding sequence ATGGGGAATATACAAAGTGAGTTGCAAACTGCAGCTAATATAGCTGGACGGATTGTTGCAGGAGGAAATAGTATTTTAATATCTGGCCAAGTTACAAAAGATAGCACTAGTAGTTATCAAGGGAATACCACTGCAGGGAATTTATTAACCAATGAGGCGGTTATCGCTCAAAGTATTAGTACAAAAATTGGTGAATTTGTATACTTGGTTCATAGTCTTGCACAAGAATTTGATGCTAAAGATTCTGATTTGAGTAAATTATTTGAAAATGGAGTGAATCTTAGAATGAGAGGTTATGGTCCTCAAATACAACCTTCTTCACCAGAAAATTCATTAAAAACTCCCTTGAACAAAATATTGGAGGCGGGGCATGAATGA